From Coturnix japonica isolate 7356 chromosome 1, Coturnix japonica 2.1, whole genome shotgun sequence, the proteins below share one genomic window:
- the IL22 gene encoding interleukin-22 — protein MATLHTLTRSFSGWVVFCCCCCFPLLLTSPLPPKGIGMVSNAHQACRLRKTNFQQPYIRNRTYTLAEMARVSDQDTDNRLIGQKIYVNIRENNRCYVMKRIAEIIVKDVLTEAKERYPYAEDVAQFLASLISELSRCKHSGNREHIEKNLEEMKSKMKELGENGKNKAIGELDLLFDYIENACTDAPKKGGNKKKN, from the exons ATGGCCACCCTGCACACCCTGACCAGGAGTTTCTCGGGATGGGTcgtcttctgctgctgttgctgtttccCCCTTCTTCTCACCAGCCCTCTGCCTCCAAAAGGGATAGGGATGGTTTCCAATGCCCATCAAGCCTGCAGGCTAAGGAAAACCAACTTCCAGCAGCCCTACATCAGGAATCGCACCTACACCTTGGCTGAAATG gcCAGGGTCTCAGATCAGGACACTGACAATAGACTCATCGGTCAGAAAATCTATGTCAACATCAGG GAGAACAACCGCTGCTACGTGATGAAGAGGATTGCAGAGATTATAGTGAAGGACGTCCTCACAGAGGCCAAGGAGCGGTACCCATATGCTGAGGATGTGGCACAGTTCCTGGCATCCCTGATCTCGGAGCTGAGCAGATGT aaacaCTCAGGAAACAGAGAACATATTGAAAAGAACCTGGAAGAGATgaagagcaaaatgaaagag TTGGGAGAGAATGGAAAGAACAAAGCCATCGGAGAACTGGATTTACTGTTTGACTACATAGAAAATGCTTGTACTGATGCCCCAAAGAAGGGagggaacaagaagaaaaactga